The sequence TTTTCATGGTTTCCGATTGATTAATTTTCATATTGAATCTAATGAATATTCTAATTAACGAGTTAAGATTTGTGTTAATTTATTTAACTCGAAAATCAGCTGTTAGTAATTAACTTTCCAAGACCAATCTGGTCAATATTTTATCAGTTTAATTTCTAGTTATGGATTAATATTATATTTTAGAAAAATGAAATTTATTCAAAATTAGGTGGTAAAAATGAGAATGTTGATTGTTATAATGGGATTGAAAAATACAATTCAACCTAGAAAAGAATTATATAGAGGTTATTTATTTACTTTTTTTATTACATGAAATGAAAAAATTGAAATCCAAAATCCAAGAGATGGAATCCACAAGTAATAGAACTTAATATTTGAAAAGAGACTGATTATGTAGATTGGGTGAAGGAGTGATGTAAATAAAATAGTAATTTCTGGTGCAGGGTTGTGAACCTGTTTTTCATCGAACAATAAAAATGAAAAAACAGAGAGGATATAAAAAAAAACATAGATTAACAAGTTTGGATAAGACATTTTTTTAACGAATATGATCTCCCATAAGGTTAGATTCCTTCGACAGAAATAACAATCTTATGGGAGAAAAAACCCCTTACACCAGTTATCCTACCCCCCACCTGATCACGGCCGCTGCGATCGCCGCACCCACTAACGGGATCACAACGGGAAGCCATGCGTATTTCCAATTGGAATTTCCTTTATTAGGAATCGGTAATAACCAATGGGCAATCCTTGGACCTAAGTCACGTGCGGGGTTAATCGCATAACCTGTCGTTCCTCCCATGGAAAGTCCAATGGCCCAAACAAGGAGTCCTACAAACCCAGTGCCGACGACACCAGTGGCTCCACCGTTGAACGGAGAGAAGATGGCATGGATGCCTATGATTAAGAGAAAGGTTCCGAGTCCTTCACTGATGACATTGGAGAGAGTGTGATGGATGGCTGGTGATGTAGAGAATACAGCTAAAATGGTTCCAGAATCTTTGGTTTCTTTCCAATGGGGAAGGTAGTGCAAATAAACAAGAGTGGCTCCGAGGGCAGCGCCTGCGATTTGGGCAAAACAGTAAGGGAGAAAATTGGAAAAATCACCCGACTGGATGCAAACAGA comes from Leptospira harrisiae and encodes:
- a CDS encoding MIP/aquaporin family protein; amino-acid sequence: MELVGEFFGTAVLILLGDGVVAGVLLEKSKAKDGGWITITTAWALAVCFGVLVAKALGSPGAHLNPAVTLSVCIQSGDFSNFLPYCFAQIAGAALGATLVYLHYLPHWKETKDSGTILAVFSTSPAIHHTLSNVISEGLGTFLLIIGIHAIFSPFNGGATGVVGTGFVGLLVWAIGLSMGGTTGYAINPARDLGPRIAHWLLPIPNKGNSNWKYAWLPVVIPLVGAAIAAAVIRWGVG